The Corynebacterium sp. SCR221107 genome includes the window AGGAAAGAAATACGTTCAGAGCCATTCTCTCCTACTTGAGGGTTCCTTGGACTACCAATAATAACCGATAGTGACACGCCGAGAACCCCTCCACTGCGAGCTAAGTGGAGGAGTCTGCTCGATCATTTTTGAGATTGTCCCACAAAATCCACTCAAACGACTCAAGCCCTAAATGGACAAACAACCACGAAGCACATCGTTGAACAATCCTCGCGGAAACTATTGAAAAATTACTGTTCAAGTCCTTCTTTCCTTAACTGCTAAACAATCGGATCCCTTGCCGCAGATTCTCGGCGACACACAACAACATGCCTCCCCAATCGCGATTCACCGTAATTTACACGGAAAATGACACCCCCATACAGGGTCATTCTTAAAGCGTGCAAAACCCCCTTATGGGGGTGGTCGATGAATATCGCGCCTGTGACCTCATGCACACTCGTCAGGCCATTGTGATTGAACCGGTATTATTACCACTGATAGAGTAAATCCGCAAGCGCGAATTATCAATTCCTATCAAACTTTCGATTGATAAGCCCCATTTAAAGGGTGACCTCCCGCATTTGGGGATATATCAGCTAAACGCGTGTACACGTTCCGTTACACAAACGCGCTGATAGTGAACTTAAGTAATTGTCAATATGTTTCATTAGCGAGGTTTGTTAAAGTTTTTTAGGAATTCCCTCATATAAATCATGTGTGAATTAACCCCAAAATGGGTCCAGCAAGCACTTCCGCATGCCTCCCCCATTCCCCACCCCCATACGATTTCGGGATGCATTCAGGCCTCAGACGCAGTCAAAATCCGACACCCCCCATACGAAAGTTTGATAGAACGCCCCTCCGGTACAGCCCTTCAGTAAAAAAACTCGGCGGTCATACACTGAAGGAGACCTGAAAAAGAAAGAGGAAAAATACAATGTCTACCAACAAAAAAGTATTTTCCAAGGCTTGCGCCCTTGCCCTTACGGGAGCTTTCTTACTGACTGGCTGCGGCGATACCACCCAGCCGACGCCTTCGATGCCAAATCAAACCCCCGCCGCTGCTACCAACTCTGGCGCCACCAACCAGACTGCTACCAACAGCACTGATACTTTGGTTCAGGCAGCACAACAAGCTACCAATAGTGCAGTTGATCAGGCTCAACAAAACCTGGACAACGCCACTTCCAACTATTCCGGCGCTCAGGATACCTTAACGGCCATCGTCGATGGAGTCACCTCCACCAATACACCAACCACCACGAGCCCCACGCCCACCACCAAGCCTGCCACCAGCTACACCTTGGCTCAGTATGAGGCAGCCAAGAAGGCAGTCGATGAGGCACAGACGGCTCTCACCAAGGCCACCAACGACTACAACACCGCCGTTGCCAACCGCGACAAGCTCAACACAGCCGTTGCCAATGCACAGGCTCAGTTGGCCGCTGAGGACCCTAGCTATATTAAGTCCACCCCGATTGACTGGAGCAAGGTAGACCAAGAGACTACCGCCAATGTCGTCGAGTCGATCGTCTACGCCAAGGTCAACGAGTATCGCATGAACCAAGGGCTTCCGGCTCTTGCTTACACCGCTACCGGCTCTACCGAGACCCTGGAATGGTGTGAGACTATGGCTGCGGGCGGGCACATCTACCATGCTGATCTCCGAGAGAAGAACGCCTCTGCGGAGAACGTCCTGCAGACTTTCTACGGTGAGGGCGTCTTGATCCAAGGCCCGAAGCGCACGAACTCCGATGGCAGCGCACTCATCTATGACAACGAGGATCCGGAAGAACTGACCAACGACATCTTCCGGCTGTGGAAGAACTCCGAAGGTCATGACCGCATCTTCCTACTGAACTACACCGAGTCCATGGCCATCAGCGTCTACTTCGCCGACGATGATAGGGTCTACGCCACCTTGCGTGAGTATGCTCCTTACAACAGCCGCGACGACCTCACGGTGCTTGCCGATCCCGAGAAAGAATACGGCATCACCACAGTTTCTCAGGACACCACAACCCGTGGCGCATACAAGGGTGCAATTACCCCCTCCGACGCGGACTACACAACCGGACTCGCCGTAACGGACCTGACTCCGAATCTGCACGCCACCACGACTGAGGAGAGCTCCCGCTACAATGAGCTAGAATCCCAGGTCAAGGCGCTGCAGGCGCAGCAAACCGCGGCGAATGCCGCAGTCGCCAAGGCCGCGGCCGCTAAGGAAACTGCCCAGGACAGCCTTGATGCAGCAAAAGCCACCGTGACCAAGATCGAATCCGGTGTAATCGTCGGCGGTATCGAGGCCGAGCGCCCCACCGAGGAGACCACCGCTGCTTCTGCTACAGGTTCCGCCGAAGAAGTGCTCGCGGTTGAGGAGACTAGCGCGGCAGAAGCCACATCGGCTGCAGCTGTTGCTGAGGACACCGAAGCTACGTATTCAACAGAGGTTTCTCAAGCTGCCGCAGCTGCACCGGCCGCCGAAGATGTAGTTGAACCCGCGACCGCTGAGGATTCGGTCGAACAATAGCCATCCGGTCCCGGATAGCACCGGGGCTTGGCGACAATTTCAACGTCGGATCGACCCATTCCTTGTGTGGTAGCGCGGTTTCGGGTCGGACATAATTTCAGGTCAGTTTGCAGGCACCGACGGACACTGCAGACAACAAGAGCCACTCCCTGTCCAAGAGGGTGGCTCTTGTCATTCTATTTGTCAAGTGACGGTTTCAATGGGCCACCGCTTGTGTCCCCGCGGAGGCGCT containing:
- a CDS encoding CAP domain-containing protein, coding for MSTNKKVFSKACALALTGAFLLTGCGDTTQPTPSMPNQTPAAATNSGATNQTATNSTDTLVQAAQQATNSAVDQAQQNLDNATSNYSGAQDTLTAIVDGVTSTNTPTTTSPTPTTKPATSYTLAQYEAAKKAVDEAQTALTKATNDYNTAVANRDKLNTAVANAQAQLAAEDPSYIKSTPIDWSKVDQETTANVVESIVYAKVNEYRMNQGLPALAYTATGSTETLEWCETMAAGGHIYHADLREKNASAENVLQTFYGEGVLIQGPKRTNSDGSALIYDNEDPEELTNDIFRLWKNSEGHDRIFLLNYTESMAISVYFADDDRVYATLREYAPYNSRDDLTVLADPEKEYGITTVSQDTTTRGAYKGAITPSDADYTTGLAVTDLTPNLHATTTEESSRYNELESQVKALQAQQTAANAAVAKAAAAKETAQDSLDAAKATVTKIESGVIVGGIEAERPTEETTAASATGSAEEVLAVEETSAAEATSAAAVAEDTEATYSTEVSQAAAAAPAAEDVVEPATAEDSVEQ